The following are from one region of the Stigmatella ashevillena genome:
- a CDS encoding aminotransferase class I/II-fold pyridoxal phosphate-dependent enzyme encodes MATYPESPREAFHQLRALSERLAEPARRPQALAELRALAELSRDQPEGAPLRLTSVVVAVGSSQERLELLLLPSIFAPEAWAHTFLEGLLKVPLDEYAGKRLVEVGSGSGWICLALARFTRLAHVLGVDLNPHSAPLAWCNAWLNGDEALVSRLSFGESDLLRQVPIHEPWDFVVGCIPQVLRGEGMPAEVSQSDEQALYDLSNYCAIQNVYEDHFGLGLNARLLDEAPERLSPQGRLLLNLAGRPGRAIIERMFTRRGFTTRVRVARRVMQAADTDIRPLVVLEQRTRREFEFFMDAHSPEPLRAATALGWLSAGHPIWHEVAVWEARLALPRETLALRSALRELGVPGLQEELDLANAPPEQLGFVAALTERLARTPLLPYAHESGDRTLRQLVARYLGRFFDLRLSEEEIFVAPEREQAVYSLLLSTCDEGDGVLVSHNLHAVYAPVLDKAGVRVTVTHNTLGEIRQLLSAFDVKVVLLAVEPGERASMAELRGILAEAERRGILVVLDESAFFNITAEVEPRTLFEFLAREPHPSHLVVLYGLIKNAVFPDWELTLLLPVPAPLRAALEVAAEVTYSRISTLVQWFYERTFAELLAFRIAFAEPPPPPERSTPQVPAPRSRRIARLEAFPAFAPKVFREEDPELIRLDYGENESPLPPPLMEGLVAACAAPRDAGDQHGLAEAVTAFLLETRGVRYEPGEITLAPGVWPLMHHLGVALRRLLGRAPRVFIAKPCYGMLPPTWDAVGAELDLAPLSALSERRGANAPDVVVISQPSNPVGNYLSHEELVALAAYVVEERCWLVSDEIFGLVNLSHPTAETVHGPVGLEATVPGIGARTVVLGGLSKEFAAGGLRVGWMAARDRALTEAVRQSSPGAMHLATARAASRLYVAYARGPDGKLLYPERHQALREFLAHMRRDLAEKRALLAEALPEDGLGETVQAGGLFLAPRMTSWLGREVEGVKLTRENLPAVVYAHTHVVLNGGEWCGEPERVRAVFSLPRDKVQQASERLKAFAQKLRGI; translated from the coding sequence ATGGCCACCTACCCTGAGTCGCCCCGGGAAGCCTTTCATCAACTGCGCGCCCTGTCCGAGCGGCTCGCCGAGCCCGCACGCCGTCCCCAGGCCCTCGCCGAGTTGAGGGCGCTGGCCGAGCTCTCCCGCGATCAGCCCGAGGGCGCCCCGCTGCGGCTGACCTCGGTGGTGGTGGCGGTGGGCTCCTCTCAAGAGCGGCTGGAGCTGCTCCTGCTGCCCTCCATCTTCGCCCCCGAAGCCTGGGCCCATACCTTCCTGGAGGGACTGCTGAAGGTTCCCCTCGACGAGTACGCGGGCAAGCGGCTGGTGGAGGTGGGCTCGGGCTCGGGGTGGATCTGCCTGGCGCTGGCCCGGTTCACCCGGCTGGCCCATGTGCTTGGGGTGGATCTCAACCCCCACTCGGCGCCCCTGGCGTGGTGTAACGCCTGGCTCAACGGCGACGAGGCCCTGGTGTCACGGCTCTCCTTTGGCGAGAGCGATCTGTTGCGCCAGGTGCCGATCCACGAACCGTGGGACTTCGTGGTGGGGTGCATTCCCCAGGTGCTCCGGGGCGAGGGGATGCCGGCCGAAGTGTCTCAGTCGGACGAGCAGGCCCTCTATGACTTGTCCAATTACTGCGCGATCCAGAACGTCTACGAAGACCACTTCGGCCTGGGACTCAACGCGCGGTTGCTGGACGAGGCCCCCGAGCGCCTGTCCCCCCAGGGACGGCTGTTGCTCAACCTCGCCGGGCGGCCCGGGCGGGCCATCATCGAGCGCATGTTCACCCGGCGCGGCTTCACCACCCGGGTGCGGGTGGCCCGGCGGGTGATGCAGGCGGCGGACACGGACATCCGCCCGCTGGTCGTCCTGGAGCAGCGCACGCGGCGCGAGTTCGAGTTCTTCATGGACGCGCACAGCCCGGAGCCCCTCCGGGCCGCCACCGCCCTGGGGTGGCTCTCCGCGGGCCACCCCATCTGGCACGAGGTGGCGGTGTGGGAGGCCCGGCTCGCGTTGCCTCGCGAGACGCTGGCGCTGCGCTCCGCCCTGCGCGAGCTGGGCGTGCCCGGGTTGCAGGAGGAGTTGGATCTGGCGAACGCCCCTCCGGAGCAGCTCGGCTTCGTGGCGGCGCTCACCGAGCGCCTGGCCCGGACCCCCTTGTTGCCCTATGCGCACGAGTCCGGAGACCGCACGCTGCGGCAGCTCGTGGCGCGCTACTTGGGACGCTTCTTCGATCTGCGGCTGTCCGAGGAAGAGATCTTCGTCGCGCCCGAGCGCGAGCAAGCCGTGTACTCGCTGCTGCTGTCCACCTGTGACGAGGGGGATGGCGTGCTGGTGTCCCACAACCTGCACGCCGTCTACGCGCCGGTGCTGGACAAGGCGGGGGTGCGCGTCACCGTCACCCACAACACGCTGGGAGAGATCCGCCAGCTCCTGAGCGCCTTTGACGTGAAGGTGGTGCTGCTGGCGGTAGAGCCGGGCGAGCGCGCGAGCATGGCCGAGCTGCGCGGCATCCTCGCGGAGGCAGAGCGGCGGGGCATCCTGGTGGTGCTCGACGAGAGCGCCTTCTTCAACATCACCGCCGAGGTGGAGCCGCGCACGCTCTTCGAGTTCCTCGCCCGCGAGCCGCACCCCTCGCACCTGGTGGTGCTGTACGGGCTCATCAAGAACGCGGTGTTTCCGGACTGGGAGCTGACGTTGTTGTTGCCGGTGCCCGCGCCGCTGCGGGCGGCGTTGGAGGTGGCGGCGGAGGTGACGTACTCGCGCATCAGCACGCTGGTGCAGTGGTTCTACGAGCGCACCTTCGCGGAGCTGCTCGCCTTCCGAATCGCCTTCGCCGAGCCGCCGCCGCCCCCCGAGCGCAGCACACCCCAGGTACCGGCGCCCCGCTCCCGGCGCATCGCGCGGTTGGAGGCCTTTCCCGCCTTCGCGCCCAAGGTCTTCCGTGAGGAGGACCCGGAGCTCATCCGGTTGGATTACGGGGAGAACGAGTCCCCGCTGCCGCCCCCGCTGATGGAGGGGCTGGTGGCAGCCTGTGCGGCGCCGCGGGATGCGGGAGACCAGCATGGGTTGGCGGAAGCGGTGACGGCCTTTCTGCTGGAGACGCGGGGTGTGCGCTACGAGCCGGGGGAGATCACCCTGGCGCCCGGCGTGTGGCCGTTGATGCACCACCTGGGCGTCGCGCTGCGCCGGTTGCTGGGGCGTGCGCCGCGCGTCTTCATCGCGAAGCCCTGCTACGGCATGTTGCCGCCCACGTGGGATGCCGTGGGGGCGGAGCTGGATCTGGCGCCGCTGAGCGCGCTGTCCGAGCGCCGGGGGGCGAACGCGCCCGACGTGGTGGTCATCTCCCAGCCATCCAACCCCGTGGGCAACTACCTGTCCCACGAGGAACTGGTGGCGCTGGCGGCCTACGTGGTGGAGGAGCGCTGCTGGTTGGTGTCGGATGAAATCTTCGGGTTGGTAAACCTCAGCCATCCCACGGCGGAGACGGTGCACGGCCCGGTGGGGCTGGAGGCGACAGTCCCAGGCATCGGGGCGAGGACGGTGGTGCTCGGAGGCCTGTCCAAGGAGTTCGCCGCCGGAGGGCTGCGAGTGGGATGGATGGCGGCGCGAGACAGGGCGTTGACGGAGGCGGTGAGGCAGAGTTCGCCCGGGGCGATGCATCTGGCCACGGCCCGTGCGGCCTCGCGGTTGTACGTGGCGTACGCACGAGGACCGGATGGCAAGCTGCTCTACCCCGAGCGTCACCAGGCGCTGCGCGAGTTCCTGGCGCACATGAGAAGAGACCTGGCGGAGAAGAGGGCGCTGCTGGCCGAAGCCCTGCCAGAGGACGGGCTGGGGGAGACGGTGCAAGCGGGGGGGCTCTTCCTGGCGCCTCGGATGACGTCGTGGCTGGGCCGGGAGGTGGAGGGCGTGAAGCTGACGCGGGAGAACCTCCCGGCAGTGGTGTACGCACACACGCATGTGGTGCTCAACGGCGGGGAGTGGTGTGGAGAGCCCGAGCGGGTGCGCGCGGTGTTCTCACTGCCCCGCGACAAGGTGCAGCAGGCCAGCGAGCGGCTGAAGGCCTTCGCTCAGAAGCTTCGGGGGATATGA
- a CDS encoding cupin domain-containing protein: protein MQQQPSEQLIRVGQLELRFFVDGTHTDGHFSMAEMLVPPGARVPPPHAHGDVDETVHVLEGTFTFSVGGTVHELRAGERCFSPRGLVHHFANRHDTPARILTVFSPALIGPQYFRDIGEIINAGGPPDFAKVRSVMERYGLTLAATPGPAS, encoded by the coding sequence ATGCAACAACAGCCGAGTGAGCAGCTGATCCGGGTAGGCCAGTTGGAGCTGCGCTTCTTCGTCGATGGCACCCACACCGATGGGCACTTCTCCATGGCGGAGATGCTCGTTCCACCGGGCGCGCGCGTTCCGCCTCCCCACGCTCACGGCGATGTCGATGAGACAGTCCACGTTCTCGAAGGGACGTTCACCTTCAGCGTCGGCGGCACCGTCCACGAGCTTCGCGCGGGAGAGCGTTGCTTCTCCCCGCGCGGCCTCGTGCACCACTTCGCCAACCGGCACGACACGCCGGCCCGGATCCTCACCGTGTTCTCACCGGCCCTCATCGGCCCCCAGTACTTTCGCGACATCGGCGAGATCATCAACGCGGGGGGCCCGCCCGACTTCGCGAAAGTCCGCTCGGTGATGGAGCGGTACGGCCTCACACTCGCGGCCACGCCGGGCCCAGCATCCTGA
- a CDS encoding PQQ-dependent sugar dehydrogenase, giving the protein MLSSRITFILLGLLASPVLAAVPTGFQETVYSSSALTPATGLAWAPDGSGRLFITQKNGKVLVATMRDGALVTQGATLATAEFASETVYTNSECGLIGIAFDPNYAVNRYVYLFLTATSSKQQIVRYTDSNGVGTARTVLVDNLPTAGQNHDGGAIGFGQDGRLYWAIGDLGNGTGVDADLVSMAAKVSRAHPDGTPANDNPFNDGVGPNNEYIWARGFRNPFTFTFQPGTGKLWVNTVGTGYEQIFVPSRGDHAGYNDFENNQPTGFITPAIKYRTNGTDTRNLTATGAVRSEGIVTFTTTGDHGLRKGEKITVAGVTDASFNGVFYVASVPGARAWTAAQTGPNAASGGGTAVTQDLGGSITGGIFYDSTLFPSDYRGNFFFGDYNSGRLVRATLAADNSVATVDAWGSGFTQAVDMDVGPDGALYVVGVTSNSIKRILPTATGQKLIVSALNVTVVEGGNSVFTVRLAEAPTEEVRVSVARDSGDTDLTVVSGAQFTFTPANWNQLQRIVLASAEDPDAEPDRAAFTVSAPGLSTETVQAVTIDDNTARLVLSSTALAMNEGDTASLTVALSKTPQRSVTVTVARTAGDTDITVSSGASLTFTPANWSTPQSVTVAAAEDADNTRDTATLTLALAGGDARTVSVTVKDNDPSAPSITSTPLTTAVVGALYRYEVVAEGLPAPTFSLTSSAQGPTLDATRGVLLWTPTGVGTVDMQVIASNGVNPDSGQSFQVTVKADEPPQAVLTRPTEGERVSGSTAEFFGDCVDDVGCTQAEFYVDGVLGSTDAQTSGHYHYGGEHNRWDTTSLKPGAHKVRMVVYDTAGQRAEAEVTVCVGDGECVPPEQPGPGDGGTEPDGGTEQPPEDDSSGCGCGAGPGGALAWLGLLLVLRGKRARGG; this is encoded by the coding sequence ATGCTCTCGTCTCGTATCACCTTCATTCTCCTCGGGCTCCTGGCGTCCCCCGTGCTGGCCGCAGTTCCCACCGGATTTCAGGAGACTGTGTACAGCTCCTCCGCCCTCACTCCCGCCACTGGACTGGCCTGGGCACCCGATGGCTCGGGGCGGCTCTTCATCACGCAGAAGAATGGCAAGGTGCTCGTCGCGACGATGCGCGATGGAGCGCTCGTCACTCAGGGCGCCACCCTGGCCACGGCCGAGTTCGCCTCGGAGACCGTCTACACCAACAGCGAGTGTGGCCTCATCGGGATCGCGTTTGATCCAAACTACGCCGTCAACCGCTACGTCTACCTGTTCCTCACGGCCACCAGTTCCAAGCAGCAGATCGTCCGCTACACGGACTCCAACGGCGTGGGCACGGCGCGCACGGTGCTCGTCGACAACCTGCCGACCGCCGGGCAGAACCATGACGGTGGCGCGATTGGGTTTGGCCAGGATGGCAGGCTGTACTGGGCCATCGGGGACCTGGGCAACGGCACGGGTGTGGACGCGGATCTCGTGTCGATGGCGGCCAAGGTGAGCCGGGCCCATCCGGACGGCACTCCCGCCAACGACAACCCCTTCAACGATGGGGTGGGCCCCAACAACGAGTACATCTGGGCGCGCGGCTTCCGCAACCCCTTCACCTTCACGTTCCAGCCGGGCACCGGGAAGCTGTGGGTGAACACGGTGGGCACGGGCTACGAGCAGATCTTCGTCCCGAGCAGGGGGGACCATGCCGGCTACAACGACTTCGAGAACAACCAGCCCACGGGCTTCATCACCCCGGCCATCAAGTACCGCACCAACGGCACGGACACGCGCAACCTCACCGCGACAGGCGCCGTGAGGAGTGAAGGCATCGTCACCTTCACCACCACCGGGGATCATGGCTTGCGCAAGGGCGAGAAGATCACCGTGGCCGGTGTGACGGACGCGAGCTTCAATGGGGTCTTCTACGTGGCCAGCGTGCCGGGCGCCCGGGCGTGGACGGCGGCACAGACCGGACCGAATGCGGCGAGCGGGGGCGGCACGGCGGTGACGCAGGATCTGGGTGGCTCCATCACCGGGGGCATCTTCTACGACTCCACGCTCTTCCCGAGCGACTACCGCGGGAACTTCTTCTTTGGGGACTACAACTCCGGCAGGCTGGTACGCGCCACGCTGGCCGCGGACAACTCGGTGGCCACCGTGGACGCCTGGGGCAGCGGCTTCACCCAGGCCGTGGACATGGACGTGGGGCCCGATGGCGCGCTGTACGTCGTGGGCGTCACCTCGAATTCCATTAAGCGGATCCTTCCCACCGCCACCGGGCAGAAGCTCATCGTCTCGGCGCTGAACGTGACGGTCGTCGAGGGCGGCAACTCCGTGTTCACGGTGCGGCTGGCCGAGGCGCCCACCGAGGAGGTCCGCGTCAGCGTGGCGCGGGACTCGGGAGACACGGACCTGACGGTGGTGAGCGGCGCGCAGTTCACGTTCACGCCGGCCAACTGGAACCAGCTCCAGCGCATCGTCCTCGCCTCCGCCGAGGATCCGGACGCGGAGCCGGACCGCGCGGCCTTCACGGTGTCCGCGCCTGGGCTGAGCACCGAAACGGTCCAGGCGGTGACCATCGACGACAACACGGCGCGGCTGGTGCTGTCCTCCACGGCGTTGGCGATGAATGAAGGAGACACGGCCTCCTTGACGGTGGCGCTCTCCAAGACCCCGCAGCGGAGCGTCACCGTCACGGTGGCGCGGACGGCGGGAGATACCGACATCACGGTCTCCAGCGGAGCCTCGCTCACCTTCACTCCGGCCAACTGGAGCACGCCTCAGTCCGTCACCGTGGCCGCCGCGGAGGACGCGGACAACACCCGGGACACCGCCACGCTCACCCTGGCCCTTGCGGGAGGGGACGCGCGCACGGTGTCCGTCACCGTGAAGGACAATGACCCCTCGGCTCCCAGCATCACCTCCACCCCCCTCACCACCGCGGTGGTGGGCGCCCTGTACCGCTATGAGGTGGTGGCCGAAGGACTGCCCGCGCCCACCTTCTCGCTGACGAGCTCCGCACAAGGCCCGACCCTCGACGCCACCCGTGGCGTCCTGCTCTGGACGCCGACGGGGGTGGGCACGGTGGACATGCAGGTGATCGCCAGCAACGGGGTGAACCCGGACTCGGGCCAGTCCTTCCAGGTCACCGTGAAGGCGGACGAGCCTCCGCAGGCGGTGCTCACGCGCCCCACGGAAGGCGAGCGGGTCTCGGGCTCCACGGCGGAGTTCTTCGGAGACTGCGTGGATGACGTGGGCTGCACGCAGGCGGAGTTCTACGTGGACGGGGTGCTGGGGAGCACGGATGCGCAGACCTCCGGGCACTACCACTACGGCGGCGAGCACAACCGCTGGGACACGACGTCGCTGAAGCCTGGAGCGCACAAGGTCCGCATGGTCGTCTATGACACCGCCGGACAGCGCGCCGAGGCCGAGGTGACGGTGTGCGTGGGGGATGGGGAGTGTGTTCCCCCCGAGCAACCCGGGCCGGGCGATGGGGGCACCGAGCCAGACGGCGGAACGGAGCAGCCTCCGGAGGACGACTCGTCAGGCTGTGGCTGCGGCGCGGGCCCCGGAGGCGCACTGGCGTGGCTGGGGCTGCTCCTGGTGCTGCGCGGGAAGCGGGCGCGCGGCGGCTGA
- a CDS encoding CocE/NonD family hydrolase, translating to MLKPHCLISLWLVAVPLASAQPLVFSAKAIENEAALAQEMPSLAKKVMAVYRENDRRLYLDNLFRLQLATAQYAEADKTLISLRALRTDPQAGAHILYEVFAQAQQRQEGVTLDEALRQSFHDVLGPLDDRSSARAIRVLGTDPSVLRQALNEALEKQKGKSTLSLADALSLIRIYQAEQMYRSLAPLAESLIAEDDQRRYIIEKDILVKTAEGATLCVLVVRPRSAPKPLPALLNFTIYADPVQILSEARRTASNGYAGVEGLTRGKGCSPDKPVPYEHDGADAAEVIHWISRQPWSDGRVGMYGGSYEGFTQWAAAKRLPEALKALMPAVTAAPGIDVPMEGNVFQTFVYYWPFYTATGSGLDNEAYRDRERWGQMNREWYRRGGPYRELEKIDGTPNPFFGRWLEHPDYDAYWQGMIPYQQEFARINIPVLTTTGYYDGAQIGALYYFIEHHRHRPGAPHYLLIGPYDHVRGQRGTFSRQGDALPVLDGYKTDPVSHIDLGELRYQWFDHVFKGGPKPALLKDKVNYQVMGANQWKHAPSLAAMSNQTLKFHLSAARSGAFHQLSTRPLPGDAFIPLTVDFADRTDVERDSPRTGIVSKNLDTWNGLAFVSDAFQKPFELSGLFSGRLDFTVNRKDLDFKIGLYEVTPQGEYVELSFYMARASYVPDRTHRQLLKPGERLQLDFKSGRMTSRRFQRGSRLAVVLSVIKEPWIQINYGTGKDVSSETLEDAKEPLRIQWHGGTFIEVPVWR from the coding sequence ATGCTGAAGCCGCATTGCCTGATCTCGCTCTGGCTTGTTGCCGTCCCACTGGCATCCGCGCAGCCGCTGGTTTTTTCCGCGAAGGCCATCGAAAACGAAGCCGCGCTCGCTCAGGAGATGCCTTCTCTGGCGAAGAAGGTGATGGCGGTCTACCGGGAGAACGATCGCCGACTCTACCTCGACAATCTGTTCCGGTTGCAGCTGGCCACGGCCCAGTATGCGGAAGCGGACAAGACCCTGATCTCGCTGCGCGCCCTGCGCACGGATCCGCAGGCGGGTGCCCACATTCTGTATGAGGTCTTCGCCCAAGCCCAGCAGCGCCAGGAGGGAGTGACTCTCGATGAGGCGCTCCGGCAATCCTTCCATGATGTCCTCGGCCCTCTGGATGACCGGAGCTCGGCACGGGCGATCCGCGTTCTCGGCACCGACCCGTCTGTCCTGCGGCAGGCCTTGAACGAAGCGCTTGAGAAACAGAAAGGCAAAAGCACCCTCTCACTCGCGGACGCGCTGAGCCTGATCCGCATCTATCAGGCCGAGCAGATGTACCGGAGCCTGGCTCCGCTCGCCGAGTCCCTGATCGCCGAGGATGATCAGCGGCGCTACATCATCGAGAAGGACATTCTGGTCAAGACGGCGGAGGGCGCGACCCTCTGCGTCCTGGTGGTCCGTCCACGCTCAGCGCCGAAGCCGCTTCCGGCGCTGCTCAACTTCACCATCTACGCCGATCCTGTTCAGATTCTGAGCGAGGCCCGGCGGACAGCGTCCAACGGCTATGCCGGCGTCGAGGGCTTGACGCGTGGCAAAGGGTGCAGCCCGGACAAGCCCGTTCCCTATGAGCACGACGGCGCCGATGCGGCCGAGGTGATCCACTGGATCAGTCGGCAGCCGTGGAGCGACGGCCGGGTGGGCATGTACGGAGGCAGCTACGAGGGCTTCACCCAGTGGGCGGCGGCCAAGCGCTTGCCGGAGGCGCTCAAGGCATTGATGCCAGCGGTGACGGCGGCCCCGGGAATCGACGTGCCGATGGAAGGCAACGTGTTCCAGACCTTCGTGTACTACTGGCCCTTCTACACCGCGACGGGGAGTGGTCTGGACAATGAGGCCTACCGGGATCGCGAGCGATGGGGCCAGATGAACCGCGAGTGGTACCGCCGCGGTGGGCCCTACCGGGAACTGGAGAAGATCGACGGAACGCCCAACCCATTCTTCGGCCGGTGGCTTGAGCACCCGGACTATGACGCCTACTGGCAGGGCATGATCCCCTACCAACAGGAGTTTGCCCGGATCAACATCCCGGTCCTGACCACCACGGGCTATTACGACGGCGCTCAGATCGGCGCGCTCTACTATTTCATCGAGCATCACCGGCACCGTCCAGGAGCACCGCACTACCTGCTCATCGGTCCGTATGATCATGTCCGGGGGCAGCGAGGGACGTTCTCGCGCCAGGGCGACGCGCTGCCGGTCCTGGACGGATACAAGACGGACCCGGTGTCACACATCGATCTCGGAGAGCTTCGTTACCAGTGGTTCGACCACGTCTTCAAAGGCGGCCCGAAGCCCGCGCTGCTCAAGGACAAGGTGAATTACCAGGTGATGGGCGCGAACCAATGGAAGCACGCCCCTTCGCTCGCCGCGATGAGCAACCAGACGCTGAAGTTCCACCTGAGCGCGGCGCGCTCCGGAGCGTTCCACCAGCTGAGCACACGGCCGCTCCCGGGAGACGCCTTCATCCCCCTGACGGTCGACTTCGCCGATCGCACCGATGTCGAGCGCGATTCGCCCCGCACGGGCATTGTCAGCAAGAACCTCGATACCTGGAACGGCCTCGCGTTCGTGAGTGATGCGTTTCAGAAGCCATTCGAGCTGAGCGGCCTGTTCTCCGGGCGGCTCGACTTCACCGTCAACCGGAAGGACCTGGATTTCAAAATCGGGCTCTACGAGGTGACGCCTCAGGGGGAATACGTCGAACTCTCCTTCTACATGGCGCGCGCCAGTTATGTGCCGGATCGCACCCATCGCCAGTTGTTGAAGCCGGGAGAGCGCCTCCAGCTCGACTTCAAGAGTGGGCGCATGACCAGCCGGCGGTTTCAGCGCGGCAGCCGGCTGGCCGTGGTGCTCAGCGTCATCAAAGAACCCTGGATCCAGATCAACTACGGAACCGGCAAGGACGTCAGCAGCGAGACGCTGGAGGACGCGAAAGAGCCGCTGCGGATCCAATGGCATGGCGGCACCTTCATCGAAGTTCCCGTCTGGCGCTGA
- a CDS encoding TetR/AcrR family transcriptional regulator — MSVPREDERDVMRRTAILEAARGCFLQFGYSKTSLDDIAKRANISRTLIYRKFKNKEDIFSALFDFMFEERYPKAEQVLAGPGSPRNKLFQVYELLLLEPWDELAGAPMAAEFYEACSRLFPDVEAKHERFRLKYTQAILKTQEIAELFMLATDGLTSDLPTTRVLRRRLQLLIERFVP; from the coding sequence ATGTCAGTCCCGAGAGAGGACGAGCGCGATGTGATGCGCCGCACGGCGATCCTGGAAGCCGCGCGGGGGTGCTTTCTTCAATTCGGCTACTCGAAGACGTCCCTGGATGACATCGCCAAGCGGGCGAACATCTCGCGGACGCTCATCTACCGGAAGTTCAAGAACAAGGAGGACATCTTCTCCGCGCTCTTCGACTTCATGTTCGAGGAGCGCTACCCCAAAGCCGAGCAGGTGCTGGCGGGGCCTGGGAGCCCGCGGAACAAGCTCTTTCAGGTGTATGAGCTGCTGCTGCTGGAGCCATGGGACGAGCTGGCCGGCGCGCCGATGGCGGCCGAGTTCTACGAGGCCTGCTCGCGGCTGTTTCCCGACGTCGAGGCGAAGCACGAACGGTTCCGTCTCAAGTACACCCAGGCGATCCTGAAGACCCAGGAGATCGCCGAGCTGTTCATGCTCGCCACCGACGGGCTCACCTCCGACCTGCCGACGACCCGCGTCCTGCGCCGACGGCTCCAGCTGCTCATCGAGCGTTTCGTGCCGTGA
- a CDS encoding MBL fold metallo-hydrolase, which produces MAWRRGLSRAVRWAGGLVAIALAVITADAWTALGRGARGERRERMERSAQWKDGHFENPQPLVNDAWGSVSSMFHPSSEVSPTQPLPPLAGGRQQFETPPATGLRVTWLGHSSMLIELDGHRILTDPMWSQRASPLTWVGPQRWYAPPVALKDLPSIDAVVISHDHYDHLDHGTLVAMKDWKTTFIVPLGVGAHLEYWGIPKERITELDWWERTRVGALDVVCTPARHASGRTLFDKDATLWASYAFLGPTHRAYYSGDTGLFPAMKDIGEKLGPFDVTMIEVGQYHRSWPDWHIGPEQAVLAHRMLKGRVLLPVHWALFGLALHGWTEPVERVLAAAGTTHEKVIVPKPGQSIEPGAPPSLERWWPELPWVTGAQDPIVSSQMN; this is translated from the coding sequence ATGGCGTGGCGAAGGGGCTTGTCGCGGGCGGTCCGGTGGGCGGGAGGGCTGGTGGCCATCGCGTTGGCCGTCATCACCGCTGATGCGTGGACGGCGCTGGGGCGCGGTGCTCGGGGCGAGCGGCGCGAGCGGATGGAGCGCTCCGCGCAGTGGAAGGATGGCCACTTCGAGAACCCGCAGCCGCTCGTGAACGACGCCTGGGGCTCTGTGTCGAGCATGTTCCACCCCAGCTCCGAGGTGAGCCCCACGCAGCCGCTGCCCCCTCTGGCCGGAGGCCGTCAGCAGTTCGAGACGCCCCCCGCCACGGGCTTGCGCGTCACGTGGCTCGGGCACTCGTCGATGCTCATCGAGCTGGACGGCCACCGCATCCTCACGGATCCGATGTGGAGTCAGCGTGCCTCGCCGCTGACGTGGGTGGGCCCCCAGCGGTGGTATGCCCCGCCCGTGGCCTTGAAGGACTTGCCGTCCATTGATGCCGTCGTCATCTCCCACGACCATTATGATCATCTCGACCATGGAACCCTCGTGGCGATGAAGGATTGGAAGACCACCTTCATCGTGCCGCTGGGGGTCGGGGCGCACTTGGAGTACTGGGGAATCCCGAAGGAGCGCATCACCGAGCTCGACTGGTGGGAGCGCACCCGGGTGGGCGCGCTCGACGTCGTCTGCACCCCGGCGCGCCACGCCTCGGGCAGGACGCTGTTCGACAAGGACGCGACGCTGTGGGCCAGCTATGCGTTCCTGGGGCCCACCCACCGGGCGTACTACTCGGGGGATACGGGACTGTTCCCGGCGATGAAGGACATCGGGGAGAAGCTGGGGCCTTTCGATGTGACGATGATCGAGGTGGGCCAGTATCACCGCTCGTGGCCCGACTGGCACATCGGGCCCGAGCAGGCGGTGCTTGCCCACCGGATGCTGAAGGGGCGTGTCCTGTTGCCGGTGCACTGGGCCCTGTTCGGCCTGGCCTTGCATGGATGGACCGAGCCGGTCGAGCGCGTGCTCGCGGCCGCGGGCACCACCCACGAGAAGGTCATCGTGCCGAAGCCGGGCCAGAGCATCGAGCCGGGCGCACCGCCTTCCCTCGAGCGCTGGTGGCCGGAGCTGCCCTGGGTGACGGGGGCGCAGGATCCCATCGTCTCCTCCCAGATGAACTGA